From Deltaproteobacteria bacterium HGW-Deltaproteobacteria-6, one genomic window encodes:
- a CDS encoding sigma-54-dependent Fis family transcriptional regulator: MAMVIEPSLMKFPLSHETITLNAFYEEKYTKTSLEWNKYVNGAENVDPAIVPEEIMESWKRCRQLGVDYSHNPKHEILTGNDLQSLLTDNREFISISKPFLLNLYRFVKGSRFVVGLFDRRGYVLDTMQDDDEAVKTNISLQWYPGVRWDEKSAGNNAAGTVLALKKPIRIFGTQHYNKTFHKLTVSSAPIFSPDGELIGGITLSAFYYAQTPHTLGMAVAAAQAIENELRAQRALKESKAAFEETELAYSLQKTVIEFIPEALIALDSRGCVSVINDKAREKFGLEGQKVEGEDIRNLSGEMNHQFLSMIETNEPFTDADVRIFTKNGYSDYTLTCNPIQTLMGKIMGKILIFSEIKRIKTLVTKMIGAKANICFEDICGRNPRFLMTLEQARLISQSSSNALLLGESGTGKDIFAQAIHNASLRKDGPYLAINCAAIPRDLITSELFGYSEGAFTGSKRGGSQGKFELADGGTIFLDEIAETPLELQAVLLRVIEDKSIIRIGGSRVRPVDTRIIAATNKDLLEEVRKGNFRKDLYYRLNVFTIHMLPLTKRLDDIPLLVDVFIRKYGKTLGKNIGRIDEKVMDAFLRYAWPGNVRELQNVIERMMNYARSDELTPDLIPQEILNTRHFPGPDLEMNMNTEMESPEDVEKKLISRMLKLKFPKNQIAKRLNVSRTTLFRKIKKYGLA; encoded by the coding sequence ATGGCAATGGTAATTGAGCCTTCATTGATGAAATTTCCGTTATCCCATGAGACGATCACTTTGAATGCGTTTTATGAGGAAAAATATACCAAGACCTCTCTGGAGTGGAACAAGTATGTCAACGGGGCTGAAAATGTTGACCCGGCCATCGTTCCTGAAGAAATCATGGAATCCTGGAAACGTTGCCGCCAGCTGGGGGTTGATTACTCACATAATCCGAAGCATGAAATACTGACGGGAAACGATCTGCAATCCTTACTCACGGACAACCGGGAATTTATTTCCATCAGCAAACCTTTTTTGCTTAATCTCTACCGCTTCGTCAAAGGGTCGCGATTTGTTGTCGGTCTGTTCGATCGCCGGGGATATGTGCTGGACACGATGCAGGACGATGATGAAGCCGTAAAGACCAACATCAGTCTGCAATGGTATCCGGGCGTTCGATGGGATGAAAAGAGCGCCGGGAACAACGCCGCAGGAACCGTTCTCGCATTGAAAAAGCCCATCCGGATTTTCGGGACCCAGCATTACAATAAAACATTTCACAAACTGACGGTTTCCAGTGCTCCTATTTTCAGCCCCGACGGCGAATTGATCGGCGGTATAACGCTGTCTGCTTTCTATTATGCTCAAACCCCCCATACGCTGGGGATGGCGGTGGCCGCGGCTCAGGCCATTGAAAACGAGCTTCGGGCGCAGAGAGCCCTGAAGGAAAGCAAGGCCGCCTTTGAGGAAACGGAGCTGGCCTACAGCCTGCAGAAGACCGTCATTGAGTTCATCCCCGAGGCGTTGATTGCCCTGGACAGCAGAGGCTGTGTCTCCGTGATCAATGATAAAGCCCGTGAAAAATTCGGTCTGGAAGGTCAGAAAGTTGAGGGAGAGGATATCCGGAACCTCAGCGGCGAGATGAATCACCAGTTCCTCAGCATGATCGAAACCAATGAACCCTTCACGGATGCCGATGTCAGAATCTTTACGAAAAACGGCTACAGCGATTATACCCTCACCTGTAATCCCATCCAGACCCTGATGGGAAAGATCATGGGGAAGATACTCATCTTCTCCGAAATTAAACGGATCAAAACCCTGGTTACCAAGATGATCGGAGCCAAAGCAAACATTTGCTTTGAGGATATCTGCGGCCGGAACCCCCGCTTTCTGATGACGCTGGAGCAGGCGCGCCTGATTTCTCAAAGCAGTTCCAACGCCCTGCTTCTGGGGGAGAGCGGCACGGGAAAAGATATTTTTGCCCAGGCCATTCATAATGCGAGTTTGAGGAAAGACGGACCTTATCTGGCTATCAACTGTGCGGCTATTCCGAGGGATCTTATCACCAGTGAGCTTTTCGGTTATTCCGAAGGCGCCTTTACCGGTTCAAAGCGAGGCGGCAGTCAGGGCAAATTTGAACTGGCTGACGGTGGCACCATCTTTCTTGATGAAATCGCCGAAACGCCGCTGGAACTGCAGGCGGTGCTCCTTCGGGTCATCGAGGATAAGTCCATCATCCGCATCGGCGGAAGCAGGGTCCGGCCGGTGGATACCCGGATCATTGCCGCAACCAACAAAGACCTTCTCGAAGAAGTCCGTAAAGGGAATTTCAGGAAGGATCTGTATTACCGCCTGAATGTTTTCACGATCCACATGCTGCCGCTGACGAAGCGGCTGGACGATATTCCTCTGCTGGTGGATGTCTTTATCAGGAAATACGGAAAAACCCTGGGCAAAAATATCGGACGCATCGACGAGAAGGTCATGGATGCCTTTTTGCGTTATGCCTGGCCCGGCAATGTCCGGGAATTGCAGAATGTCATTGAACGGATGATGAATTATGCCCGTTCTGATGAATTGACTCCTGATCTCATTCCGCAGGAAATTCTCAACACCCGCCATTTCCCCGGTCCGGACCTGGAGATGAATATGAATACGGAGATGGAGTCTCCTGAAGATGTGGAAAAGAAATTAATCAGCCGGATGTTGAAACTGAAATTTCCCAAAAATCAGATTGCAAAACGGTTGAATGTCTCGCGGACAACATTGTTCCGGAAAATTAAGAAATATGGATTAGCCTGA
- a CDS encoding long-chain fatty acid--CoA ligase → METRFWQRNYDYNVPTTIRYPKFPVQNLVHLAAAQFPHKPAVDFYGSELTFRQVRDQVLRMANALIRLGMKKGDRIGIALPNCPQYIIAYYAALSAGAIVVNMNPLYAHDELKFMMENTGLKALVTFDGAIPTMRPLAIELGLKQVIVTRLTDYIKAFDVSTARELELETEWRHFSELLAGSMDTKIPRIAVSPDDPALIQFTGGTTGLPKGALLSHRNIVAATFQCLHWGNSTIPCTPCEKRTVLGIIPYFHIYGNLYCMNWAFLSMATQIQLPRFDMDELLGTLARFEQITFFPTVPTMITAILNHPKFREMNLPGKIRYFNSGEAPMPVELIAKVKDMGIFFSEGWGMSETTAMGISNPALAHKTGSIGVPSIDSDVRLVDLENGTEEVTQGEPGEIIIKGPTVMMGYWNNPEETNIQMKDGWLHTGDIGQMDEDGYITIVDRKKDMIIAGGFNVYPREVDEVLCRHPKVAQAVTVGVPDPYRGETIKVFVVLKPGKKAAPAEIIEFCKEKLAPYKVPKFVEFRSSIPKSAVGKILRKILRDEETAGK, encoded by the coding sequence GTGGAAACAAGATTCTGGCAAAGAAATTATGATTATAACGTTCCCACCACCATCCGTTACCCGAAATTTCCTGTCCAGAATCTGGTTCATCTGGCGGCAGCGCAGTTCCCCCATAAGCCGGCCGTGGATTTCTATGGATCAGAGTTGACATTCAGACAGGTGCGCGATCAGGTCCTGCGCATGGCCAATGCTTTGATTCGCCTCGGGATGAAGAAAGGCGACCGGATCGGCATCGCTCTGCCGAACTGTCCTCAGTATATCATTGCCTACTATGCCGCCCTGTCCGCAGGAGCCATCGTGGTCAATATGAATCCCTTATATGCCCATGATGAACTCAAGTTCATGATGGAGAATACCGGTCTGAAGGCCCTCGTCACTTTCGACGGAGCCATTCCCACCATGCGGCCCCTCGCCATTGAGCTGGGGCTTAAACAGGTCATTGTGACAAGACTGACGGACTATATCAAGGCATTTGATGTGAGCACGGCCAGGGAGCTGGAGCTGGAAACAGAGTGGCGTCACTTTTCGGAACTCCTGGCCGGTTCCATGGATACAAAAATTCCGCGGATTGCCGTAAGCCCGGATGATCCGGCGCTGATCCAGTTCACCGGGGGAACGACCGGACTTCCCAAAGGAGCGCTCCTGTCTCACCGGAATATCGTAGCCGCAACTTTCCAGTGTCTCCACTGGGGAAATTCAACCATCCCCTGCACCCCCTGCGAGAAACGAACGGTTCTCGGAATCATTCCCTATTTCCATATATACGGCAATCTCTACTGTATGAACTGGGCGTTTTTAAGTATGGCTACGCAAATTCAACTGCCCCGTTTCGATATGGATGAACTGCTCGGCACTCTTGCCCGTTTTGAGCAGATTACCTTCTTCCCGACAGTGCCGACCATGATTACAGCCATTCTCAATCATCCCAAATTCCGCGAGATGAATCTTCCGGGGAAGATCCGTTATTTCAATTCCGGAGAAGCCCCCATGCCCGTCGAGCTCATTGCCAAAGTAAAGGACATGGGAATTTTTTTCAGCGAAGGATGGGGCATGAGCGAAACGACCGCCATGGGAATCAGCAACCCGGCGCTGGCCCACAAAACGGGTTCCATCGGCGTTCCGTCCATCGACAGCGATGTCCGCCTTGTTGATCTTGAAAACGGTACGGAAGAGGTAACACAGGGAGAACCGGGAGAGATCATCATCAAGGGACCGACCGTGATGATGGGATACTGGAACAACCCGGAGGAAACCAATATCCAGATGAAGGACGGCTGGCTCCATACGGGCGATATCGGACAAATGGATGAGGACGGTTACATCACCATCGTGGACCGGAAGAAGGACATGATCATTGCCGGAGGGTTCAATGTTTATCCCCGGGAAGTGGATGAGGTGCTTTGCCGGCATCCCAAAGTGGCCCAGGCCGTCACCGTGGGAGTTCCCGACCCGTACCGGGGCGAAACCATCAAGGTCTTCGTTGTTTTGAAACCGGGGAAAAAAGCCGCACCGGCCGAGATCATCGAATTCTGTAAGGAAAAACTGGCGCCTTACAAGGTGCCGAAGTTCGTGGAGTTCCGCAGCAGCATTCCGAAGTCCGCGGTCGGCAAGATTCTTCGCAAGATCCTGCGGGATGAAGAAACAGCCGGAAAATGA
- a CDS encoding acyl CoA:acetate/3-ketoacid CoA transferase: MNSKDVNNKSIVSPVIADIRSGMKRGKVVSVHDAIRVIRDGDTVAIDGFVGYSPEELLCALEDRFLKTGEPKNLTLIFAAGIGDSKEKGINRLAHEGMIKRLIAGHWGLIPKMQKLALAGKIEAYNFPQGVITHLFRDIAGHAPRTITHVGLGTFVDPRLSAGKVNAVTKEDLVELIHFDDKEYLAYKTMPIHVALLRGTTADMDGNITMEKEPLTLEMLPIAMAAKNSGGFVIVQVERIADRHALNPRQVKIPGILVDCVIVAKPENHWQTYGTSYNPAFSGEFKIPTATVEPLPMDERKIIARRAAFELRPNMVVNLGIGMPEGVASVANEEGIFDYLTLTAEAGSIGGIPSGGINFGTATNMDCLLDMHQQFDFYDGGGLDLACLGLAQMDSHGNVNVSKFGPKLAGCGGFIDITQTAKKIVFGGTFTAGASELAIADGKLKINKDGGSKKIIKDVEQITFSGKTAQQGDQQIYYVTERCVFKLTPEGVELIEIAPGVDLEKEVLAQMDFKPIIKNLRLMDERIFKPAPMGLKDDLLSIPINERLTYDPANNIFYVNFEGLAVKSRSDIEAIRSRVAEICAPLGKRVKTIVNYDNFSIVPELEDEYVKMVQFVVSKYYSDVTRYTTSAFLRMKLGDELKKRNLAPHIFQSKDEAREALEKKQ, translated from the coding sequence ATGAACAGCAAAGATGTGAACAATAAAAGCATTGTCAGTCCGGTCATTGCGGATATTCGTTCCGGTATGAAGCGCGGCAAGGTGGTATCGGTCCATGATGCCATACGCGTTATCCGGGACGGCGATACCGTGGCCATTGACGGTTTTGTCGGTTATTCACCTGAAGAACTGCTGTGCGCGCTGGAAGATCGTTTTCTGAAAACGGGAGAACCGAAAAATCTCACGCTGATTTTTGCCGCCGGGATTGGCGACAGTAAGGAGAAAGGCATCAACCGTCTGGCTCATGAAGGCATGATCAAACGCCTGATTGCCGGACACTGGGGGTTGATTCCTAAAATGCAGAAGCTGGCGCTCGCGGGGAAAATTGAAGCCTACAATTTTCCCCAGGGCGTCATTACACATCTCTTCCGCGATATTGCCGGTCATGCTCCGCGAACCATTACGCATGTGGGGTTGGGGACCTTTGTCGATCCGCGCCTGTCTGCCGGCAAAGTCAATGCGGTTACCAAGGAGGATCTGGTCGAACTGATCCACTTTGACGATAAGGAATACCTGGCCTACAAGACGATGCCGATTCACGTAGCGCTCTTACGCGGCACAACAGCGGACATGGACGGCAACATTACCATGGAAAAAGAGCCGCTGACGCTGGAGATGCTGCCGATTGCCATGGCGGCAAAAAACTCCGGCGGCTTTGTGATCGTCCAGGTGGAAAGAATTGCCGATCGCCACGCACTCAATCCCCGCCAGGTCAAAATTCCCGGCATTCTGGTTGACTGCGTGATTGTGGCCAAACCAGAAAATCACTGGCAGACGTACGGGACGTCCTACAATCCGGCTTTCAGCGGTGAATTTAAAATACCTACGGCAACGGTGGAGCCTCTGCCCATGGATGAACGCAAGATCATTGCGCGCCGCGCCGCTTTTGAGCTTCGACCGAACATGGTGGTTAATCTGGGCATCGGCATGCCGGAAGGCGTGGCCAGTGTTGCCAACGAAGAAGGCATTTTCGATTATCTGACGCTGACGGCCGAAGCGGGATCGATCGGCGGCATCCCCTCCGGCGGTATTAATTTCGGCACGGCCACCAATATGGATTGTCTGCTCGACATGCATCAGCAGTTCGATTTTTACGACGGCGGCGGCCTCGATCTGGCTTGCCTGGGGTTGGCCCAGATGGATTCGCACGGGAATGTCAATGTCAGCAAGTTCGGCCCCAAACTGGCCGGCTGCGGCGGTTTCATCGACATCACCCAAACCGCCAAAAAAATTGTTTTCGGGGGAACCTTTACCGCAGGGGCGTCTGAACTGGCCATTGCCGACGGCAAATTGAAAATCAACAAAGACGGCGGCTCTAAAAAAATCATTAAGGATGTGGAGCAGATCACCTTCAGCGGCAAAACCGCGCAGCAGGGGGATCAGCAAATTTATTACGTCACGGAACGCTGTGTTTTCAAGCTGACTCCGGAAGGCGTCGAGCTTATTGAAATAGCGCCCGGCGTCGATCTGGAAAAAGAGGTTCTGGCGCAAATGGATTTTAAACCCATTATTAAAAATCTCCGCCTGATGGATGAGCGGATTTTTAAACCGGCGCCGATGGGGCTCAAAGATGATCTGCTGAGCATCCCCATTAACGAGCGACTGACCTACGATCCGGCAAACAATATCTTCTACGTCAATTTTGAAGGGTTGGCCGTCAAGAGCAGAAGCGATATTGAGGCGATCCGCTCGCGGGTAGCGGAAATCTGCGCCCCGCTGGGCAAGCGTGTGAAGACCATTGTTAATTATGATAACTTTTCAATTGTGCCGGAGTTGGAAGACGAGTACGTTAAAATGGTCCAGTTTGTTGTGTCCAAATATTACAGCGATGTGACCCGTTATACGACCAGCGCATTTTTACGCATGAAGCTGGGCGATGAACTGAAAAAACGGAATCTCGCGCCGCATATCTTTCAGTCCAAGGACGAAGCCAGGGAGGCGTTGGAAAAGAAACAATAA